The Podospora pseudocomata strain CBS 415.72m chromosome 1 map unlocalized CBS415.72m_1, whole genome shotgun sequence genome has a segment encoding these proteins:
- a CDS encoding uncharacterized protein (EggNog:ENOG503NXYH; COG:S; antiSMASH:Cluster_2), translating to MDAIPAAIKQADINLWKCAAKAVQLQNVKPIIAYWCEYWVVRQILARQLHLADEETLNYTTTLMDKLEETKQEYAHEEAIMDDAASQAYVEQFAQETLDRAERVVKANKVTQQTATTFDAAATFFHLVNIWGTPDAETQQKIKYAKWNAARIVKAIKEGKDPNESNPKLEELEQPAPPPLDHDDPEVQGLTDTPYGAGPRSVTVEDVPDVDLRRDAAGVSLPQSPVSAGPPSAWGDELKLPGVPTQLNDPAPRSPSIPSPISPPSHNPANYQGAPDLSSPVTGPTWTQSQPSPLDTPPPVSWSQPPTQPPPTTGWTPSPAAQQQPYAPPSAPPTFAMNNPSTAAVASPPVSPPTNPYYMNMTPTAHTTHPPAPAAYAPAQSGLVDEAAMVGAQKHAKWAISALNFEDVPTAVKELRRALELLGAT from the exons ATGGACGCCATTCCCGCGGCCATCAAACAGGCCGATATCAACCTCTGGAAATGCGCCGCCAAAGCTGTGCAGCTCCAAAATGTGAAGCCCATCATCGCGTACTGGTGTGAATACTGGGTGGTCAGACAAATTCTGGCGAGACAACTGCATCTTGCCGATGAAGAGACTCTCAACTATACAACGACCTTGATGGACAAGCTGGAAGAG ACTAAGCAGGAATATGCCCACGAGGAAGCTATCATGGACGATGCCGCCAGCCAAGCCTATGTCGAACAATTCGCCCAAGAGACCCTCGACCGTGCCGAGAGAGTGGTCAAGGCCAACAAAGTTACCCAACAAACAGCGACGACGTTTGACGCAGCTGCTACCTTCTTTCACCTTGTTAATATCTGGGGGACTCCGGATGCAGAGACACAGCAAAAGATCAAATATGCCAAGTGGAACGCCGCGCGGATTGTCAAGGCGATCAAGGAAGGCAAGGACCCAAATGAGTCCAACCCAAAGCTGGAGGAACTCGAACAACCCGCTCCCCCACCCTTGGACCACGATGATCCGGAAGTTCAGGGTCTGACGGACACTCCATACGGCGCCGGGCCAAGATCAGTGACAGTGGAGGATGTTCCCGACGTGGATCTGCGTAGAGATGCTGCCGGCGTATCGTTACCGCAGAGCCCTGTTTCTGCCGGACCACCATCAGCGTGGGGGGATGAGCTCAAGTTACCAGGAGTGCCAACACAGCTCAATGATCCGGCGCCCAGATCGCCTTCTATTCCGTCACCAATCTCTCCACCGTCGCATAATCCAGCCAACTACCAAGGAGCCCCTGATCTCTCATCACCAGTTACCGGACCGACCTGGACGCAGTCGCAGCCTAGTCCATTGGACACGCCTCCTCCCGTATCATGGTCACAACCCCCgactcaaccacctcccaccaccgggTGGACGCCATCTCCTGcggctcaacaacagccctACGCCCCACCATCAGCGCCTCCAACCTTTGCTATGAACAACCCGTCGACAGCTGCAGTGGCTTCCCCGCCCGTCAGCCCTCCTACGAATCCTTATTACATGAACATGACACCAACAGCTCATACCACACATCCACCTGCGCCCGCCGCGTACGCACCTGCTCAAAGTGGCCTCGTGGACGAAGCTGCCATGGTTGGGGCTCAAAAGCATGCCAAATGGGCTATATCTGCGCTGAACTTTGAGGATGTGCCGACAGCGGTGAAAGAGCTGCGGAGGGCATTGGAGCTTCTTGGTGCGACATAG